In Amia ocellicauda isolate fAmiCal2 chromosome 5, fAmiCal2.hap1, whole genome shotgun sequence, a genomic segment contains:
- the ppfibp1b gene encoding liprin-beta-1b isoform X6, with translation MMSDASDMLAAALEQMDGIIAGSKALEYSNGIFDCQSPTSPFMGSLRALHLVEDLRGLLELMETEEKEGLRCQIPDSTAETILEWLQGHLTNGHISVSGDVYQERLSRLESDKESLVLQVSVLTDQVEAQGEKIRDLDLCLDEHREKLNATEEMLQQELLSRTALETQKLDLMAEVSNLKLKLTAMEKDRLDFDERFRDSESLHNLISDLRDQMETLEVELALFQEKRVQYGDQEGLIQEISELRFRVTEMENERLQYERKLKSTKSLMAKLSSLKIKVGQMQYEKQKMEHKIQTLKDELGMLKEQLENKEVELRRLRDATGFSVTPGERSEKEEKDDNLKKKLGVKHFEVQKMKRAVESLMAANEEKDRKIEELRQSLNRYKKVQDMVMSAQVKKDKLKDGDSDESQSDSSMSVSTAISVVLESEKSPSPVADNEETPGMRQDELPKLHTSSLQVCIPSSSSTPKSSCVQEHNVNLEFTELDSKALPPELSEMQETPICDSPVTPNVTKASSLENLKSSETDKTVISPIHQKPAENKAYEEISKFGSLPPKSPNCSGSADDESFGTRKARSSFGRGFFKIKGNKRTASAPNLDRSRSASAPTLAETEREGTDHLDLAGVPRRSAETDSVHTSPDSKKKARGIKKLFGRLKRSQSTTFNPDEMSEGEFKRGGVRATAGPRLGWSRDLQNTSNELDTPFAKWTKDQVCSWLQEQGLGLHVNSAKHWIMSGQTLLQASQQDLERELGIKHPLHRKKLQLALQALGSEEDDNKGKLDYNWVTRWLDDIGLPQYKTQFDEGRVDGRMLHYMTVDDLLSLKVGSVLHHLSIKRAIQVLRINNYEPNCLRRRPSDENNITPAEISQWTNHRVMEWLRSVDLAEYAPNLRGSGVHGGLMVLEPRFNVETMALLLNIPPNKTLLRRHLATHFNLLIGLEAQQQKQESVESPDYNLLTATAKVKPRKLPFGSFGSLRKKRQEENEEYVCPMDVAMPKGSSFQKNYKRGVDIRLYDEDLDRLEQMEDSEGTVRQIGAFSEGINNLTSMLKEDEFFKELSTCSPSASVTDEDSNV, from the exons ATGATGTCCGATGCCAGTGACATGTTGGCCGCAGCTTTGGAGCAGATGGATGGAATCATAGCAG GCTCCAAGGCTTTAGAATACTCCAATGGCATCTTTGACTGCCAGTCTCCTACCTCTCCCTTTATGGGCAGCCTCCGAGCACTACACCTGGTCGAAGACTTGCGTGGTTTGCTGGAACTAATGGAAACGGAGGAGAAGGAAGGGTTACGCTGTCAGATCCCAGACTCCACGGCGGAAACTATTTTAgaatggctccagggtcacctG ACCAATGGACACATTTCTGTGAGTGGTGATGTTTACCAAGAAAGACTCTCTCGCCTTGAGAGTGACAAGGAATCTCTTGTGTTACAA GTCAGTGTGTTAACCGATCAGGTGGAAGCTCAGGGGGAGAAGATCAGAGACCTTGACTTGTGCCTGGATGAACACCGGGAGAAGCTGAATGCTACTGAGGAGATGCTGCAACAG GAACTTTTGAGTAGGACAGCCCTTGAGACGCAGAAACTGGATCTGATGGCTGAGGTTTCCAACTTAAAACTGAAGCTGACTGCTATGGAGAAAGACCGTCTGGATTTCGATGAGAGATTCAGGGACAGCGAG TCACTGCATAACTTAATCTCCGACCTCCGAGACCAGATGGAAACCTTGGAGGTGGAATTAGCTCTGTTCCAGGAAAAGAGAGTACAGTATGGGGACCAAGAG gGCCTGATCCAGGAGATCAGTGAACTGAGGTTCAGAGTCACAGAGATGGAAAATGAAAGACTTCAGTATGAAAGGAAACTGAAATCGACAAAA TCTCTAATGGCCAAACTGTCTAGCCTGAAAATCAAGGTGGGTCAGATGCAgtatgaaaaacagaagatgGAACACAAAATCCAGACACTAAAG GATGAGCTAGGGATGCTGAAGGAGCAGCTGGAAAATAAAGAAGTGGAGTTGAGGAGGTTGCGTGATGCGACGGGCTTCAGTGTTACCCCTGGGGAGAGGTCGGAGAAGGAGGAGAAAG atgacaatttaaaaaagaagcTCGGAGTGAAAC ATTTCGAGGTGCAGAAAATGAAAAGGGCAGTTGAGTCTTTAATGGCTGCAAATGAAGAAAAA GACCGTAAGATCGAGGAACTCAGGCAGTCCCTGAACCGCTATAAGAAGGTTCAGGACATGGTTATGTCAGCCCAAGTTAAGAAAG ACAAACTAAAGGATGGTGACAGTGATGAGAGCCAGAGTGACAGTTCCATGTCAGTGTCCACTGCCATTTCAGTGGTTCTCGAATCGGAAAAATCACCCTCACCTGTCGCAGACAACGAAGAGACACCGGGAATGAGGCAGGATGAG CTACCAAAATTACACACAAGCAGTCTCCAGGTGTGCATCCCATCTTCCTCATCAACCCCCAAGTCTTCCTGTGTTCAAGAGCACAATGTGAATCTGGAGTTCACTGAACTGGACAG CAAAGCGTTGCCTCCAGAGTTATCAGAAATGCAAGAAACCCCTATATGTGACAGCCCTGT AACTCCAAATGTCACGAAAGCAAGTAGTCTGGAAAATCTGAAGAGCAGTGAAACAGACAAG ACTGTCATTTCACCCATCCATCAGAAGCCAGCAGAG aaCAAAGCCTATGAGGAGATCAGCAAGTTTGGCAGTCTTCCTCCCAAGTCTCCCAATTGCTCTGGCTCGGCGGACGATGAGAGTTTTGGAACGAGGAAGGCCAGGTCTTCATTCGGGCGAGGATTTTTCAAGATCAAAGGAAACAAAAGAACTGCAAGTGCTCCTAATCTAG ATCGCAGTCGGAGTGCAAGTGCCCCTACATTAG ccgagactgagagagagggcaCAGACCACCTGGACCTGGCAGGTGTGCCGCGCAGGTCTGCGGAGACTGACAGCGTCCACACGTCCCCCGACTCCAAGAAGAAGGCCAGAGGCATCAAGAAGTTATTTGGGag gCTTAAGAGAAGTCAGTCAACCACTTTCAACCCCGATGAGATGTCGGAGGGAGAATTCAAAAGAGGCGGAGTGAGGGCCACAGCAGGGCCCAGACTGGGCTGGTCTAGAGACTTGCAGAACACTAGCAA TGAACTCGACACACCCTTCGCCAAGTGGACGAAGGACCAGGTGTGCAGCTGGCTGCAGGAGCAGGGGCTGGGTCTGCACGTCAACTCAGCCAAGCACTGGATCATGTCTGGCCAGACTTTACTGCAGGCGTCTCAGCAGGATCTGGAGAGG GAGCTTGGGATTAAACACCCTCTGCACAGAAAGAAACTGCAGCTGGCTTTGCAGGCTCTAGGATCTGAGGAAGATGACAACAAAGGAAAGCTGGATTACAACTGGGTCACAA GGTGGCTGGACGATATTGGGTTACCCCAGTACAAGACTCAGTTTGACGAAGGCAGGGTAGATGGAAGGATGCTTCATTACATGACTGTG GATGATTTGTTGTCCCTGAAAGTAGGAAGTGTCCTTCATCATCTGAGTATTAAAAGAGCCATTCAGGTCCTGCGGATTAACAACTACGAACCCAACTGTTTGCGTAGGCGGCCTTCAGACGAG AACAACATCACTCCTGCGGAGATTTCACAGTGGACCAATCACAGAGTGATGGAATGGCTGCGGTCTGTGGATCTGGCCGAGTACGCCCCCAATCTGAGAGGGAGTGGTGTCCATGGGGGACTCATG GTTTTGGAGCCGCGCTTCAACGTGGAGACGATGGCTCTGCTGCTGAACATCCCTCCGAACAAGACCCTCCTGAGGAGACACCTGGCCACACACTTCAACCTGCTCATAGGCTTGGAGGCCCAGCAGCAGAAACAAGAGTCGGTGGAGTCACCTGACTACAACCTGCTCACGGCCACAGCCAAAGTCAAG CCTAGAAAACTGCCTTTCGGGAGCTTTGGAAGTCTGCGGAAGAAGAGACAGGAGGAGAACGAGGAGTATGTGTGCCCCATGGATGTGGCAATGCCCAAGGGAAGCAGTTTTCAGAAGAACTACAAGCGCGGAGTGGATATCCGGTTGTACGATGAAGACCTTGACCGTCTGGAACAG ATGGAGGACTCTGAGGGAACTGTACGGCAAATTGGAGCATTTTCAGAGGGCATCAACAACTTGACT AGCATGCTGAAAGAAGACGAATTCTTCAAAGAACTTTCGACTTgttcccccagcgccagtgttACAGACGAGGACTCaaatgtgtga
- the ppfibp1b gene encoding liprin-beta-1b isoform X2, which produces MMSDASDMLAAALEQMDGIIAGSKALEYSNGIFDCQSPTSPFMGSLRALHLVEDLRGLLELMETEEKEGLRCQIPDSTAETILEWLQGHLTNGHISVSGDVYQERLSRLESDKESLVLQVSVLTDQVEAQGEKIRDLDLCLDEHREKLNATEEMLQQELLSRTALETQKLDLMAEVSNLKLKLTAMEKDRLDFDERFRDSESLHNLISDLRDQMETLEVELALFQEKRVQYGDQEGLIQEISELRFRVTEMENERLQYERKLKSTKSLMAKLSSLKIKVGQMQYEKQKMEHKIQTLKDELGMLKEQLENKEVELRRLRDATGFSVTPGERSEKEEKDDNLKKKLGVKHFEVQKMKRAVESLMAANEEKDRKIEELRQSLNRYKKVQDMVMSAQVKKDKLKDGDSDESQSDSSMSVSTAISVVLESEKSPSPVADNEETPGMRQDELPKLHTSSLQVCIPSSSSTPKSSCVQEHNVNLEFTELDSKALPPELSEMQETPICDSPVTPNVTKASSLENLKSSETDKTVISPIHQKPAEMAENFFILLKNKAYEEISKFGSLPPKSPNCSGSADDESFGTRKARSSFGRGFFKIKGNKRTASAPNLDRSRSASAPTLAETEREGTDHLDLAGVPRRSAETDSVHTSPDSKKKARGIKKLFGRLKRSQSTTFNPDEMSEGEFKRGGVRATAGPRLGWSRDLQNTSNELDTPFAKWTKDQVCSWLQEQGLGLHVNSAKHWIMSGQTLLQASQQDLERELGIKHPLHRKKLQLALQALGSEEDDNKGKLDYNWVTRWLDDIGLPQYKTQFDEGRVDGRMLHYMTVDDLLSLKVGSVLHHLSIKRAIQVLRINNYEPNCLRRRPSDENNITPAEISQWTNHRVMEWLRSVDLAEYAPNLRGSGVHGGLMVLEPRFNVETMALLLNIPPNKTLLRRHLATHFNLLIGLEAQQQKQESVESPDYNLLTATAKVKPRKLPFGSFGSLRKKRQEENEEYVCPMDVAMPKGSSFQKNYKRGVDIRLYDEDLDRLEQMEDSEGTVRQIGAFSEGINNLTSMLKEDEFFKELSTCSPSASVTDEDSNV; this is translated from the exons ATGATGTCCGATGCCAGTGACATGTTGGCCGCAGCTTTGGAGCAGATGGATGGAATCATAGCAG GCTCCAAGGCTTTAGAATACTCCAATGGCATCTTTGACTGCCAGTCTCCTACCTCTCCCTTTATGGGCAGCCTCCGAGCACTACACCTGGTCGAAGACTTGCGTGGTTTGCTGGAACTAATGGAAACGGAGGAGAAGGAAGGGTTACGCTGTCAGATCCCAGACTCCACGGCGGAAACTATTTTAgaatggctccagggtcacctG ACCAATGGACACATTTCTGTGAGTGGTGATGTTTACCAAGAAAGACTCTCTCGCCTTGAGAGTGACAAGGAATCTCTTGTGTTACAA GTCAGTGTGTTAACCGATCAGGTGGAAGCTCAGGGGGAGAAGATCAGAGACCTTGACTTGTGCCTGGATGAACACCGGGAGAAGCTGAATGCTACTGAGGAGATGCTGCAACAG GAACTTTTGAGTAGGACAGCCCTTGAGACGCAGAAACTGGATCTGATGGCTGAGGTTTCCAACTTAAAACTGAAGCTGACTGCTATGGAGAAAGACCGTCTGGATTTCGATGAGAGATTCAGGGACAGCGAG TCACTGCATAACTTAATCTCCGACCTCCGAGACCAGATGGAAACCTTGGAGGTGGAATTAGCTCTGTTCCAGGAAAAGAGAGTACAGTATGGGGACCAAGAG gGCCTGATCCAGGAGATCAGTGAACTGAGGTTCAGAGTCACAGAGATGGAAAATGAAAGACTTCAGTATGAAAGGAAACTGAAATCGACAAAA TCTCTAATGGCCAAACTGTCTAGCCTGAAAATCAAGGTGGGTCAGATGCAgtatgaaaaacagaagatgGAACACAAAATCCAGACACTAAAG GATGAGCTAGGGATGCTGAAGGAGCAGCTGGAAAATAAAGAAGTGGAGTTGAGGAGGTTGCGTGATGCGACGGGCTTCAGTGTTACCCCTGGGGAGAGGTCGGAGAAGGAGGAGAAAG atgacaatttaaaaaagaagcTCGGAGTGAAAC ATTTCGAGGTGCAGAAAATGAAAAGGGCAGTTGAGTCTTTAATGGCTGCAAATGAAGAAAAA GACCGTAAGATCGAGGAACTCAGGCAGTCCCTGAACCGCTATAAGAAGGTTCAGGACATGGTTATGTCAGCCCAAGTTAAGAAAG ACAAACTAAAGGATGGTGACAGTGATGAGAGCCAGAGTGACAGTTCCATGTCAGTGTCCACTGCCATTTCAGTGGTTCTCGAATCGGAAAAATCACCCTCACCTGTCGCAGACAACGAAGAGACACCGGGAATGAGGCAGGATGAG CTACCAAAATTACACACAAGCAGTCTCCAGGTGTGCATCCCATCTTCCTCATCAACCCCCAAGTCTTCCTGTGTTCAAGAGCACAATGTGAATCTGGAGTTCACTGAACTGGACAG CAAAGCGTTGCCTCCAGAGTTATCAGAAATGCAAGAAACCCCTATATGTGACAGCCCTGT AACTCCAAATGTCACGAAAGCAAGTAGTCTGGAAAATCTGAAGAGCAGTGAAACAGACAAG ACTGTCATTTCACCCATCCATCAGAAGCCAGCAGAG ATGGCGGAGAACTTTTTCATTCTCCTTAAG aaCAAAGCCTATGAGGAGATCAGCAAGTTTGGCAGTCTTCCTCCCAAGTCTCCCAATTGCTCTGGCTCGGCGGACGATGAGAGTTTTGGAACGAGGAAGGCCAGGTCTTCATTCGGGCGAGGATTTTTCAAGATCAAAGGAAACAAAAGAACTGCAAGTGCTCCTAATCTAG ATCGCAGTCGGAGTGCAAGTGCCCCTACATTAG ccgagactgagagagagggcaCAGACCACCTGGACCTGGCAGGTGTGCCGCGCAGGTCTGCGGAGACTGACAGCGTCCACACGTCCCCCGACTCCAAGAAGAAGGCCAGAGGCATCAAGAAGTTATTTGGGag gCTTAAGAGAAGTCAGTCAACCACTTTCAACCCCGATGAGATGTCGGAGGGAGAATTCAAAAGAGGCGGAGTGAGGGCCACAGCAGGGCCCAGACTGGGCTGGTCTAGAGACTTGCAGAACACTAGCAA TGAACTCGACACACCCTTCGCCAAGTGGACGAAGGACCAGGTGTGCAGCTGGCTGCAGGAGCAGGGGCTGGGTCTGCACGTCAACTCAGCCAAGCACTGGATCATGTCTGGCCAGACTTTACTGCAGGCGTCTCAGCAGGATCTGGAGAGG GAGCTTGGGATTAAACACCCTCTGCACAGAAAGAAACTGCAGCTGGCTTTGCAGGCTCTAGGATCTGAGGAAGATGACAACAAAGGAAAGCTGGATTACAACTGGGTCACAA GGTGGCTGGACGATATTGGGTTACCCCAGTACAAGACTCAGTTTGACGAAGGCAGGGTAGATGGAAGGATGCTTCATTACATGACTGTG GATGATTTGTTGTCCCTGAAAGTAGGAAGTGTCCTTCATCATCTGAGTATTAAAAGAGCCATTCAGGTCCTGCGGATTAACAACTACGAACCCAACTGTTTGCGTAGGCGGCCTTCAGACGAG AACAACATCACTCCTGCGGAGATTTCACAGTGGACCAATCACAGAGTGATGGAATGGCTGCGGTCTGTGGATCTGGCCGAGTACGCCCCCAATCTGAGAGGGAGTGGTGTCCATGGGGGACTCATG GTTTTGGAGCCGCGCTTCAACGTGGAGACGATGGCTCTGCTGCTGAACATCCCTCCGAACAAGACCCTCCTGAGGAGACACCTGGCCACACACTTCAACCTGCTCATAGGCTTGGAGGCCCAGCAGCAGAAACAAGAGTCGGTGGAGTCACCTGACTACAACCTGCTCACGGCCACAGCCAAAGTCAAG CCTAGAAAACTGCCTTTCGGGAGCTTTGGAAGTCTGCGGAAGAAGAGACAGGAGGAGAACGAGGAGTATGTGTGCCCCATGGATGTGGCAATGCCCAAGGGAAGCAGTTTTCAGAAGAACTACAAGCGCGGAGTGGATATCCGGTTGTACGATGAAGACCTTGACCGTCTGGAACAG ATGGAGGACTCTGAGGGAACTGTACGGCAAATTGGAGCATTTTCAGAGGGCATCAACAACTTGACT AGCATGCTGAAAGAAGACGAATTCTTCAAAGAACTTTCGACTTgttcccccagcgccagtgttACAGACGAGGACTCaaatgtgtga
- the ppfibp1b gene encoding liprin-beta-1b isoform X15 yields the protein MMSDASDMLAAALEQMDGIIAGSKALEYSNGIFDCQSPTSPFMGSLRALHLVEDLRGLLELMETEEKEGLRCQIPDSTAETILEWLQGHLTNGHISVSGDVYQERLSRLESDKESLVLQVSVLTDQVEAQGEKIRDLDLCLDEHREKLNATEEMLQQELLSRTALETQKLDLMAEVSNLKLKLTAMEKDRLDFDERFRDSEGLIQEISELRFRVTEMENERLQYERKLKSTKDELGMLKEQLENKEVELRRLRDATGFSVTPGERSEKEEKDFEVQKMKRAVESLMAANEEKDRKIEELRQSLNRYKKVQDMVMSAQVKKDKLKDGDSDESQSDSSMSVSTAISVVLESEKSPSPVADNEETPGMRQDELPKLHTSSLQVCIPSSSSTPKSSCVQEHNVNLEFTELDSKALPPELSEMQETPICDSPVTPNVTKASSLENLKSSETDKQTVISPIHQKPAEMAENFFILLKNKAYEEISKFGSLPPKSPNCSGSADDESFGTRKARSSFGRGFFKIKGNKRTASAPNLAETEREGTDHLDLAGVPRRSAETDSVHTSPDSKKKARGIKKLFGRLKRSQSTTFNPDEMSEGEFKRGGVRATAGPRLGWSRDLQNTSNELDTPFAKWTKDQVCSWLQEQGLGLHVNSAKHWIMSGQTLLQASQQDLERELGIKHPLHRKKLQLALQALGSEEDDNKGKLDYNWVTRWLDDIGLPQYKTQFDEGRVDGRMLHYMTVDDLLSLKVGSVLHHLSIKRAIQVLRINNYEPNCLRRRPSDENNITPAEISQWTNHRVMEWLRSVDLAEYAPNLRGSGVHGGLMVLEPRFNVETMALLLNIPPNKTLLRRHLATHFNLLIGLEAQQQKQESVESPDYNLLTATAKVKPRKLPFGSFGSLRKKRQEENEEYVCPMDVAMPKGSSFQKNYKRGVDIRLYDEDLDRLEQMEDSEGTVRQIGAFSEGINNLTSMLKEDEFFKELSTCSPSASVTDEDSNV from the exons ATGATGTCCGATGCCAGTGACATGTTGGCCGCAGCTTTGGAGCAGATGGATGGAATCATAGCAG GCTCCAAGGCTTTAGAATACTCCAATGGCATCTTTGACTGCCAGTCTCCTACCTCTCCCTTTATGGGCAGCCTCCGAGCACTACACCTGGTCGAAGACTTGCGTGGTTTGCTGGAACTAATGGAAACGGAGGAGAAGGAAGGGTTACGCTGTCAGATCCCAGACTCCACGGCGGAAACTATTTTAgaatggctccagggtcacctG ACCAATGGACACATTTCTGTGAGTGGTGATGTTTACCAAGAAAGACTCTCTCGCCTTGAGAGTGACAAGGAATCTCTTGTGTTACAA GTCAGTGTGTTAACCGATCAGGTGGAAGCTCAGGGGGAGAAGATCAGAGACCTTGACTTGTGCCTGGATGAACACCGGGAGAAGCTGAATGCTACTGAGGAGATGCTGCAACAG GAACTTTTGAGTAGGACAGCCCTTGAGACGCAGAAACTGGATCTGATGGCTGAGGTTTCCAACTTAAAACTGAAGCTGACTGCTATGGAGAAAGACCGTCTGGATTTCGATGAGAGATTCAGGGACAGCGAG gGCCTGATCCAGGAGATCAGTGAACTGAGGTTCAGAGTCACAGAGATGGAAAATGAAAGACTTCAGTATGAAAGGAAACTGAAATCGACAAAA GATGAGCTAGGGATGCTGAAGGAGCAGCTGGAAAATAAAGAAGTGGAGTTGAGGAGGTTGCGTGATGCGACGGGCTTCAGTGTTACCCCTGGGGAGAGGTCGGAGAAGGAGGAGAAAG ATTTCGAGGTGCAGAAAATGAAAAGGGCAGTTGAGTCTTTAATGGCTGCAAATGAAGAAAAA GACCGTAAGATCGAGGAACTCAGGCAGTCCCTGAACCGCTATAAGAAGGTTCAGGACATGGTTATGTCAGCCCAAGTTAAGAAAG ACAAACTAAAGGATGGTGACAGTGATGAGAGCCAGAGTGACAGTTCCATGTCAGTGTCCACTGCCATTTCAGTGGTTCTCGAATCGGAAAAATCACCCTCACCTGTCGCAGACAACGAAGAGACACCGGGAATGAGGCAGGATGAG CTACCAAAATTACACACAAGCAGTCTCCAGGTGTGCATCCCATCTTCCTCATCAACCCCCAAGTCTTCCTGTGTTCAAGAGCACAATGTGAATCTGGAGTTCACTGAACTGGACAG CAAAGCGTTGCCTCCAGAGTTATCAGAAATGCAAGAAACCCCTATATGTGACAGCCCTGT AACTCCAAATGTCACGAAAGCAAGTAGTCTGGAAAATCTGAAGAGCAGTGAAACAGACAAG CAGACTGTCATTTCACCCATCCATCAGAAGCCAGCAGAG ATGGCGGAGAACTTTTTCATTCTCCTTAAG aaCAAAGCCTATGAGGAGATCAGCAAGTTTGGCAGTCTTCCTCCCAAGTCTCCCAATTGCTCTGGCTCGGCGGACGATGAGAGTTTTGGAACGAGGAAGGCCAGGTCTTCATTCGGGCGAGGATTTTTCAAGATCAAAGGAAACAAAAGAACTGCAAGTGCTCCTAATCTAG ccgagactgagagagagggcaCAGACCACCTGGACCTGGCAGGTGTGCCGCGCAGGTCTGCGGAGACTGACAGCGTCCACACGTCCCCCGACTCCAAGAAGAAGGCCAGAGGCATCAAGAAGTTATTTGGGag gCTTAAGAGAAGTCAGTCAACCACTTTCAACCCCGATGAGATGTCGGAGGGAGAATTCAAAAGAGGCGGAGTGAGGGCCACAGCAGGGCCCAGACTGGGCTGGTCTAGAGACTTGCAGAACACTAGCAA TGAACTCGACACACCCTTCGCCAAGTGGACGAAGGACCAGGTGTGCAGCTGGCTGCAGGAGCAGGGGCTGGGTCTGCACGTCAACTCAGCCAAGCACTGGATCATGTCTGGCCAGACTTTACTGCAGGCGTCTCAGCAGGATCTGGAGAGG GAGCTTGGGATTAAACACCCTCTGCACAGAAAGAAACTGCAGCTGGCTTTGCAGGCTCTAGGATCTGAGGAAGATGACAACAAAGGAAAGCTGGATTACAACTGGGTCACAA GGTGGCTGGACGATATTGGGTTACCCCAGTACAAGACTCAGTTTGACGAAGGCAGGGTAGATGGAAGGATGCTTCATTACATGACTGTG GATGATTTGTTGTCCCTGAAAGTAGGAAGTGTCCTTCATCATCTGAGTATTAAAAGAGCCATTCAGGTCCTGCGGATTAACAACTACGAACCCAACTGTTTGCGTAGGCGGCCTTCAGACGAG AACAACATCACTCCTGCGGAGATTTCACAGTGGACCAATCACAGAGTGATGGAATGGCTGCGGTCTGTGGATCTGGCCGAGTACGCCCCCAATCTGAGAGGGAGTGGTGTCCATGGGGGACTCATG GTTTTGGAGCCGCGCTTCAACGTGGAGACGATGGCTCTGCTGCTGAACATCCCTCCGAACAAGACCCTCCTGAGGAGACACCTGGCCACACACTTCAACCTGCTCATAGGCTTGGAGGCCCAGCAGCAGAAACAAGAGTCGGTGGAGTCACCTGACTACAACCTGCTCACGGCCACAGCCAAAGTCAAG CCTAGAAAACTGCCTTTCGGGAGCTTTGGAAGTCTGCGGAAGAAGAGACAGGAGGAGAACGAGGAGTATGTGTGCCCCATGGATGTGGCAATGCCCAAGGGAAGCAGTTTTCAGAAGAACTACAAGCGCGGAGTGGATATCCGGTTGTACGATGAAGACCTTGACCGTCTGGAACAG ATGGAGGACTCTGAGGGAACTGTACGGCAAATTGGAGCATTTTCAGAGGGCATCAACAACTTGACT AGCATGCTGAAAGAAGACGAATTCTTCAAAGAACTTTCGACTTgttcccccagcgccagtgttACAGACGAGGACTCaaatgtgtga